From a region of the Enterobacter sp. JBIWA008 genome:
- the pyrC gene encoding dihydroorotase — MTAQPQVLKIRRPDDWHIHLRDGDMLKTVVPYTSEIYGRAIVMPNLVPPVTTVDAAMAYRQRILDAVPAGHDFTPLMTCYLTDSLDPNEVERGFNEGVFTAAKLYPANATTNSSHGVTSIDAIMPVLERMQKLGMPLLVHGEVTHAEIDIFDREARFIETVMEPLRQRLPALKVVFEHITTKDAAEYVRDGNDLIAATITPQHLMFNRNHMLVGGVRPHLYCLPILKRNIHQQALRELVASGFSRAFLGTDSAPHARHRKETSCGCAGCFNAPTALASYATVFEEMNALEHFEAFCSLNGPRFYGLPVNDTFIELERKASHVEEFIALTDDTLIPFLAGETVNWTIKR, encoded by the coding sequence ATGACTGCACAACCCCAGGTTCTTAAAATCCGCCGCCCAGACGACTGGCATATCCATCTGCGTGATGGCGATATGCTGAAAACCGTCGTGCCATATACCAGCGAAATTTATGGCCGCGCGATTGTCATGCCTAACCTGGTTCCACCAGTCACCACCGTTGATGCCGCGATGGCCTATCGCCAGCGCATCCTGGATGCCGTGCCTGCGGGGCACGATTTTACCCCGTTGATGACCTGCTATCTGACCGACTCGCTGGATCCGAACGAAGTGGAGCGCGGGTTTAACGAAGGCGTGTTTACGGCAGCGAAACTCTACCCGGCGAATGCCACCACCAACTCCAGCCACGGCGTCACCAGCATTGATGCCATCATGCCGGTTCTGGAACGCATGCAGAAACTGGGCATGCCGCTGCTGGTCCATGGTGAAGTCACGCACGCCGAGATTGACATCTTCGACCGTGAAGCCCGCTTTATCGAAACCGTGATGGAGCCTCTGCGCCAGCGCCTGCCCGCGCTTAAAGTAGTCTTTGAGCATATCACCACCAAAGACGCGGCAGAGTATGTGCGTGACGGCAACGATCTTATCGCCGCCACCATTACGCCGCAGCACCTGATGTTTAACCGTAACCATATGCTGGTGGGCGGGGTGCGCCCTCACCTGTACTGTCTGCCGATTCTAAAGCGCAACATTCACCAGCAGGCGCTGCGAGAGCTGGTTGCCAGCGGGTTCTCCCGCGCGTTCCTTGGCACCGATTCCGCGCCTCACGCCCGCCATCGTAAAGAGACGAGCTGCGGCTGCGCAGGCTGCTTTAACGCCCCAACGGCGCTTGCCAGCTACGCAACCGTATTTGAAGAGATGAACGCGCTGGAGCATTTCGAAGCGTTCTGCTCCCTTAACGGCCCGCGCTTCTACGGCCTGCCGGTCAACGACACCTTCATTGAACTGGAGCGTAAAGCGAGCCACGTTGAGGAGTTCATTGCGCTGACGGATGACACGCTGATCCCATTCCTGGCAGGCGAAACCGTCAACTGGACGATAAAACGTTAA
- a CDS encoding YceO family protein, with protein MRRIVSFLMNNIREHFMLYILLWALLAIIDFVYIVFY; from the coding sequence ATGCGCAGGATCGTTAGCTTTCTTATGAATAATATTCGCGAGCACTTTATGCTCTATATCTTATTGTGGGCGCTGCTGGCCATTATTGATTTTGTTTACATTGTATTTTATTGA
- a CDS encoding lipoprotein, producing MKKIVFAAALVVSGLLVGCNQLTQYTVSEQEINQALEKHNNFSKDIGVPGLADAHIVLTNLTSQIGREEPNKVTLAGDADLDMSSLFGNQKANIKLKLKALPVFNKEKGAIFLQEMEVVDAKVSPDKMAPVLQTLMPYLNQSLRNYFNQQPAYVLSEDKSKGEALAKKYAKGIEVKPGEIIIPFTD from the coding sequence ATGAAGAAAATTGTCTTTGCCGCGGCATTAGTTGTCAGCGGTCTGCTGGTTGGCTGTAACCAGCTCACGCAATATACCGTCAGTGAACAGGAAATTAATCAGGCGCTGGAAAAACATAACAATTTCTCTAAAGACATTGGCGTGCCGGGGCTGGCGGACGCGCATATCGTGCTCACGAATCTGACCAGCCAGATTGGACGTGAAGAGCCAAACAAAGTCACCCTTGCCGGTGATGCGGATCTCGATATGTCTTCCCTCTTTGGCAATCAGAAAGCCAACATCAAGCTCAAGCTGAAGGCCCTGCCCGTTTTCAACAAAGAGAAAGGGGCGATTTTCCTGCAGGAGATGGAAGTTGTCGATGCGAAGGTGTCGCCGGACAAGATGGCACCGGTTCTGCAAACCCTGATGCCCTATCTGAACCAGTCGCTGCGCAATTATTTTAACCAGCAGCCCGCGTACGTCTTAAGCGAAGACAAAAGTAAGGGTGAAGCTCTGGCGAAAAAATATGCAAAAGGGATAGAGGTGAAACCGGGAGAAATTATCATTCCTTTCACCGATTAA
- a CDS encoding glycoside hydrolase family protein yields the protein MDIKTRLIDYEGSRAYQTRMGYFRNNKYYPYKDSEGFLTVGYGHKVLPNENFNNGINEVEALNLLDKDIALAESQLSKLNLIIPKDWQDFMIIMIFQLGLSGTMKFKKMIQALRDANYTEAVKQAKDSLWYHQTPNRVNAMIAQLTNK from the coding sequence ATGGATATAAAAACACGACTCATAGATTATGAGGGTTCACGAGCATATCAAACACGTATGGGGTACTTTAGAAATAACAAGTATTATCCATATAAAGATAGTGAAGGATTCTTAACCGTAGGATACGGACATAAGGTACTACCAAACGAGAATTTCAATAATGGTATTAATGAGGTAGAAGCACTTAACCTACTTGATAAAGATATTGCTTTAGCAGAAAGCCAGCTAAGTAAACTAAACCTTATCATTCCTAAAGATTGGCAAGACTTCATGATCATCATGATTTTTCAACTTGGATTATCTGGAACGATGAAGTTTAAAAAAATGATTCAAGCACTACGTGATGCCAACTACACCGAAGCAGTTAAACAAGCAAAAGATAGTTTATGGTATCATCAGACACCAAATAGAGTTAATGCGATGATCGCACAATTAACCAACAAATAA
- the solA gene encoding N-methyl-L-tryptophan oxidase has protein sequence MRYDLIIIGSGSVGSAAGYYATQAGLKVLMIDAHLPPHAEGSHHGDTRLMRHAYGEGERYVPLVLRAQTLWDELATHTEERIFERTGVINLGPAHSDFLASVERSAKAFNLDVEKLDAMGITARWPEITVPDDYIGLFEAHSGVLHCETAIKTWIDLAAKAGCAQLFNCPVEAITHDENGVTVTTIDGDYSAPRLLVSAGTWVTRLLPELPIQPVRKVFSWFQSDGRYSAQNKFPAFTGELPNGDQFYGFPSEKDALKIGKHNGGQAIASPEERKPFGAWPQDGSEAFSFLRTILPGVGGLLYGAACTYDNTPDEDFIIDTLPGHDDTLLITGLSGHGFKFASVLGEIAAQFAQGITPQFDLTPFSLSRFNG, from the coding sequence ATGAGATACGACTTAATCATTATTGGTAGCGGCTCCGTGGGTTCCGCTGCCGGTTATTACGCAACACAGGCAGGTCTGAAGGTCCTGATGATCGATGCACATCTTCCTCCCCATGCGGAGGGTAGCCATCATGGCGATACCCGCCTCATGCGCCATGCATATGGAGAAGGCGAGCGCTATGTACCGCTGGTGCTTCGCGCCCAGACGCTTTGGGATGAACTGGCGACACACACCGAAGAGCGTATTTTCGAGCGTACCGGCGTGATCAACCTTGGCCCTGCTCATTCTGATTTTCTCGCCAGCGTCGAGCGCAGCGCAAAAGCCTTTAATCTTGATGTTGAGAAGCTGGACGCGATGGGCATTACCGCGCGCTGGCCTGAAATTACCGTCCCGGACGATTACATTGGCCTCTTTGAAGCCCACTCCGGCGTGCTGCATTGTGAAACGGCGATCAAAACCTGGATCGACCTTGCCGCGAAAGCCGGCTGTGCGCAGCTGTTTAACTGTCCGGTGGAGGCTATTACCCATGACGAGAATGGCGTCACGGTAACGACGATTGACGGCGACTATTCAGCGCCCCGCCTGCTCGTCAGCGCAGGAACCTGGGTCACGCGCCTGCTGCCGGAACTGCCAATCCAGCCGGTGCGCAAGGTCTTCTCCTGGTTCCAGTCGGATGGTCGCTATAGCGCGCAGAATAAATTTCCGGCCTTCACCGGCGAATTGCCGAATGGCGACCAGTTCTACGGCTTCCCGTCAGAAAAAGACGCGCTAAAAATCGGTAAACACAACGGGGGCCAGGCTATCGCCTCTCCTGAAGAGCGTAAGCCTTTCGGCGCCTGGCCACAGGATGGTTCAGAAGCCTTCTCGTTCCTGCGCACTATTCTTCCGGGCGTCGGCGGCTTGCTGTATGGCGCGGCCTGTACCTACGACAACACGCCGGATGAAGACTTCATCATAGATACGCTGCCCGGGCATGACGACACCCTGCTTATCACCGGGCTGAGCGGCCACGGCTTTAAGTTTGCTTCCGTGCTGGGTGAGATCGCCGCGCAGTTTGCCCAGGGCATCACGCCGCAGTTTGATCTGACGCCCTTCTCCCTCTCGCGTTTTAACGGATAA
- a CDS encoding Kdo(2)-lipid IV(A) acyltransferase — protein sequence MTQLPKFTAALLHPRYWLTWLGIGFLWLLVQLPYPVIFRLGKFLGRLAHLFMKRRARIAYRNLELCFPQMSEPERHDMVSKNFESVGLGLMETGMAWFWPDKRMARWSEVTGTGMEPVHTLQANQTGVLLIGVHFLTLEIGARMFGMQAPGIGVYRPNDNPVIDLIQTNGRMRSNKSMIDRKDLKGMIRALKSGEVVWYAPDHDYGPQASVFVPFFAVEEAATTTGTWMLARMSKAAIVPFVPRRKPDGSGYELMMLEPELAPPLDDAETTARWMNGVVEKCIMLAPEQYMWLHRRFKTRPQGTPSRY from the coding sequence ATGACCCAGTTACCAAAATTTACTGCCGCCCTTTTGCATCCCCGCTATTGGTTGACCTGGCTTGGCATCGGCTTTTTATGGCTTCTGGTACAGCTCCCCTACCCTGTTATTTTTCGGTTGGGTAAATTTCTGGGCCGTTTAGCACATCTGTTTATGAAGCGTCGCGCCAGAATCGCGTACCGCAATCTTGAACTGTGTTTTCCACAGATGAGCGAGCCAGAGCGCCACGATATGGTCTCGAAGAATTTCGAATCCGTCGGGCTGGGGCTCATGGAAACCGGGATGGCGTGGTTCTGGCCAGACAAACGCATGGCCCGCTGGAGCGAGGTGACGGGAACCGGCATGGAGCCTGTGCATACACTTCAGGCCAACCAGACGGGCGTTCTGCTGATCGGCGTCCATTTCCTGACGCTGGAAATCGGGGCGCGCATGTTCGGCATGCAGGCGCCGGGCATTGGCGTTTATCGCCCTAACGATAACCCGGTCATCGATTTAATCCAGACCAACGGCCGCATGCGCTCCAACAAAAGCATGATCGACCGTAAGGATCTCAAGGGGATGATCCGCGCGCTGAAATCCGGTGAAGTGGTCTGGTATGCTCCCGACCATGACTATGGCCCACAGGCCAGCGTATTTGTCCCCTTCTTCGCCGTTGAAGAGGCCGCCACAACGACCGGTACCTGGATGCTGGCGCGCATGTCCAAAGCCGCCATCGTTCCTTTTGTTCCCCGCCGTAAGCCGGATGGTTCAGGCTATGAACTGATGATGCTGGAGCCGGAACTTGCGCCGCCGCTTGACGATGCGGAAACCACCGCGCGCTGGATGAACGGCGTTGTGGAGAAGTGCATCATGCTGGCGCCCGAGCAGTACATGTGGCTGCATCGCCGTTTTAAAACGCGTCCACAAGGCACGCCGTCCCGCTATTAA
- a CDS encoding cytochrome b codes for MQLHNTSRRYGIISIVLHWIFALAVYGMFGLGLWMVTLSYYDGWYHQAPELHKSIGVLLMLGLVFRVIWRHISPPPAAPKTHSKFTRVSAVAAHIALYALLFAILISGYLISTADGKPISVFGLFDVPATLSDAGAQADTAGVVHLWLAWSVVILSVLHGLAALKHHFIDKDDTLKRMLGRSSVDSGA; via the coding sequence ATGCAACTGCATAACACCTCCCGACGCTACGGAATAATATCCATAGTCTTGCACTGGATATTTGCTCTTGCTGTCTACGGTATGTTTGGGCTTGGGCTCTGGATGGTCACGCTCAGCTATTACGATGGCTGGTATCATCAGGCGCCAGAGTTGCATAAAAGCATTGGCGTTCTCCTGATGCTGGGTCTGGTTTTTCGCGTGATCTGGCGACATATTTCTCCGCCGCCCGCCGCGCCAAAAACCCACAGCAAATTTACTCGCGTCAGTGCAGTCGCCGCGCATATTGCCCTCTATGCACTGCTGTTTGCCATTCTGATTAGCGGCTACCTTATCTCGACGGCGGACGGTAAGCCTATTAGCGTCTTTGGCCTTTTTGACGTTCCGGCAACGCTCAGCGATGCGGGCGCTCAGGCCGACACCGCCGGGGTTGTTCACCTCTGGCTTGCCTGGAGCGTGGTGATCCTGTCCGTGCTGCACGGGCTTGCCGCCCTCAAGCACCATTTTATTGATAAAGACGATACGCTAAAGCGCATGCTTGGCCGCTCGTCAGTTGACTCTGGAGCATAA
- a CDS encoding DUF2971 domain-containing protein yields the protein MILYKYIDHASLNRFFKDGYISIKFTPHSEFNDPFESYGYALDDESIESLTMRYVIDQNLACLCLSKNPLNVLMWSHYADKHQGFVVAIDTQRAGFDDEEKCLITASKGDINYLENRIKSKLKISREDIYDTDIISKLLLTKSLHWQYEEEVRIIKKKESLQNHDSVLIDKIVDLKSVTGIYIGINNKGFDNIIKNNSTLEELILKKTVQLYKCEFKKSTWDLTIEDYEYTPYPHDMQRMDVFDSVERVLRAMERNHIGD from the coding sequence ATGATTCTGTACAAATACATAGACCATGCATCATTAAATCGATTTTTCAAAGATGGATACATCTCTATAAAATTCACACCGCATAGTGAGTTTAATGATCCTTTCGAAAGTTATGGATATGCACTTGATGATGAATCAATTGAATCATTAACTATGAGGTATGTGATCGATCAAAACCTTGCTTGCCTATGCCTTTCTAAAAATCCTCTCAATGTATTGATGTGGTCACATTACGCAGATAAACATCAGGGTTTTGTTGTAGCAATCGACACTCAAAGAGCAGGATTCGATGATGAAGAAAAATGCCTGATTACAGCTTCGAAAGGTGATATTAACTATCTAGAGAACCGAATAAAAAGCAAACTAAAAATCAGTCGAGAAGATATCTATGACACTGATATTATAAGTAAATTACTGCTTACTAAATCATTGCATTGGCAGTATGAAGAAGAAGTCAGAATAATAAAAAAGAAAGAGTCATTACAAAATCATGACTCTGTTTTAATTGATAAAATAGTTGATCTAAAATCGGTAACAGGTATTTATATTGGAATCAACAACAAGGGATTTGATAATATTATTAAAAATAACAGTACATTAGAGGAATTGATTTTAAAAAAGACAGTGCAGTTATATAAGTGTGAATTCAAGAAAAGCACATGGGATCTCACCATAGAAGATTATGAATACACCCCATACCCTCATGATATGCAGAGAATGGATGTATTTGATTCTGTAGAGAGGGTTTTAAGAGCTATGGAACGTAATCACATAGGTGATTAA
- a CDS encoding rhodanese-related sulfurtransferase, translating to MPVLHNRVSNEMLKARMLAETEPRTTISFYKYFTIDDPQATRDALYQAFTALNVFGRVYLAREGINAQISVPESKVSAFRDALYHFDPALNGLRLNIALDDDGKSFWVLRMKVRERIVADGIDDPEFNAADVGEYLKAAEVNAMLDDPDAVFIDMRNHYEYEVGHFENAMEIPADTFREQLPKAVEMMQEHKDKKIVMYCTGGIRCEKASAWMKHNGFNKVWHIEGGIIEYARRAREQGLPVRFIGKNFVFDERMGERISEDVIAQCHQCGAPCDTHTNCKNDGCHLLFIQCPACAEKFNGCCSELCSEESILPEEEQRRRRAGRENGNKIFNKSRGRLNTKLGIPDPE from the coding sequence ATGCCAGTGTTACACAACCGCGTTTCGAATGAGATGTTAAAAGCGCGTATGTTGGCTGAAACCGAACCGCGCACAACCATCTCATTCTATAAATACTTCACGATCGACGATCCGCAGGCGACCCGCGATGCGCTTTATCAGGCGTTCACGGCCCTGAACGTATTCGGGCGCGTCTACCTTGCCCGTGAAGGCATCAACGCGCAAATTAGCGTGCCGGAAAGCAAAGTCAGCGCCTTCCGCGACGCTCTTTATCACTTCGATCCGGCCCTTAACGGCTTACGCCTGAACATTGCCCTGGATGATGACGGGAAATCCTTCTGGGTGCTGCGCATGAAGGTGCGTGAACGCATCGTGGCGGACGGTATCGACGATCCCGAGTTTAACGCGGCGGATGTCGGTGAATACCTGAAGGCGGCGGAAGTGAATGCGATGCTGGACGATCCGGATGCCGTGTTCATTGATATGCGTAACCACTATGAGTATGAAGTGGGGCATTTTGAGAACGCGATGGAAATCCCGGCCGATACCTTCCGTGAGCAGCTGCCCAAAGCGGTTGAGATGATGCAGGAACATAAAGATAAAAAGATCGTTATGTACTGCACCGGCGGTATCCGCTGTGAGAAAGCCAGCGCGTGGATGAAGCACAACGGCTTTAATAAGGTCTGGCATATTGAAGGCGGCATTATCGAGTACGCCCGCCGCGCCCGTGAGCAGGGTTTACCGGTACGGTTTATCGGGAAAAACTTTGTCTTCGACGAGCGTATGGGTGAGCGTATTTCGGAAGACGTAATTGCCCAGTGCCACCAGTGCGGCGCACCGTGCGATACCCATACCAACTGCAAAAACGACGGGTGCCATCTGCTGTTTATTCAATGCCCGGCCTGTGCCGAGAAGTTTAACGGCTGCTGTAGCGAGCTGTGCAGCGAAGAGAGCATCCTTCCGGAAGAAGAGCAGCGTCGCCGTCGCGCAGGACGTGAAAACGGCAACAAGATTTTTAATAAATCACGTGGCCGTCTGAATACCAAACTGGGTATCCCTGACCCGGAATGA
- the bssS gene encoding biofilm formation regulator BssS, producing MEKNSEVIQTHPLVGWDISTVDSYDALMLRLHYQTPNQLNREEAEVGQTLWLTTDVARQFISILEAGIAKIESGDYQENEYKRH from the coding sequence ATGGAAAAGAATAGTGAAGTGATCCAGACCCATCCGCTTGTTGGCTGGGATATCAGTACCGTAGATAGCTACGATGCGCTGATGCTGCGTTTGCACTACCAGACCCCGAATCAACTCAACCGTGAAGAAGCGGAAGTTGGACAGACGCTGTGGCTTACAACAGACGTCGCCCGTCAGTTTATTTCTATTTTAGAGGCAGGTATTGCAAAAATAGAATCTGGCGACTATCAGGAAAATGAGTATAAACGGCACTAA
- the dinI gene encoding DNA damage-inducible protein I, whose amino-acid sequence MRIEVTIAKTTVLPAGALDALAGELSRRINNTFPDNAGAVTVRYAAANNLSVIGAAKEDKDRISEILQETWESADDWFITD is encoded by the coding sequence ATGCGTATTGAAGTCACCATAGCCAAAACAACCGTTCTGCCTGCCGGCGCGCTTGATGCACTTGCAGGCGAATTATCCCGCCGTATTAACAACACCTTTCCCGACAATGCGGGGGCCGTAACGGTACGTTACGCCGCGGCGAACAACCTCTCCGTCATTGGTGCTGCGAAAGAAGATAAAGACCGCATCAGCGAAATACTGCAGGAAACGTGGGAAAGCGCAGACGACTGGTTTATCACAGATTAA
- a CDS encoding YceI family protein — translation MKKHLLGIALGSLLFTAGSAVAADYKIDKEGQHAFVNFRIQHLGYSWLYGTFKDFDGTFTFDEKNPAADKVNVTINTNSVDTNHAERDKHLRSGEFLNVAKYPKATFASTEVKKDGDRLNITGNLTLNGVTKPVTLDAKLLGQGDDPWGGKRAGFEAAGKIHLKDFNITTDLGPASQDVELIISVEGVQQKS, via the coding sequence ATGAAAAAACACCTGCTGGGTATCGCCCTGGGTTCTCTGTTATTCACCGCCGGTTCCGCCGTGGCGGCTGATTATAAAATTGATAAAGAGGGCCAGCACGCTTTCGTCAATTTCCGTATTCAGCACCTGGGATACAGCTGGCTGTACGGCACCTTCAAGGATTTTGACGGCACATTCACATTTGACGAGAAAAATCCTGCCGCCGACAAGGTCAACGTGACCATTAATACTAACAGCGTTGATACCAATCATGCTGAACGCGATAAACATCTGCGCAGTGGGGAATTCCTCAATGTCGCGAAATATCCAAAGGCTACTTTCGCCTCCACGGAAGTGAAAAAGGACGGTGATAGGCTGAATATTACCGGCAACCTGACGCTTAACGGCGTAACAAAACCGGTCACGCTTGATGCTAAATTACTGGGTCAGGGTGACGACCCGTGGGGCGGCAAACGCGCAGGATTTGAAGCGGCAGGGAAAATTCACCTGAAAGATTTTAACATCACAACGGATTTAGGCCCGGCATCTCAGGACGTTGAGCTGATTATTTCCGTTGAAGGTGTACAGCAGAAATCATAA
- a CDS encoding methyltransferase, with the protein MARITKKESALHIQVMDLIHSDKQLTQDDKEFIFNNYKGDGIGATGAFFTPEMLAWDFILDAGCTGQCIELCAGIGRLSYYQFLRNNPAHITCVELNPEYVMIGKRVLPEAEWIIGDALQYTPDRFYDVAYGNPPFGKINTSEAYTGRYTGSEFEYKVIEHASNFSSYGVWIVPQGSAGFKYSGHRYYDASVQTAKYQKFVNDTGYTFQPGVGIDTSIYKDEWNGTKVICESVCVDYDGTNF; encoded by the coding sequence ATGGCAAGAATTACAAAAAAGGAATCAGCATTACACATTCAAGTAATGGATCTCATCCACTCAGATAAGCAACTAACTCAAGACGATAAAGAGTTTATCTTCAACAACTACAAAGGTGATGGTATAGGGGCTACTGGTGCTTTCTTCACACCTGAAATGCTCGCATGGGATTTCATACTTGATGCTGGTTGTACTGGTCAGTGTATCGAACTATGTGCGGGTATCGGTCGCCTCAGCTATTACCAGTTCTTGAGAAACAACCCAGCACACATTACCTGTGTTGAACTCAATCCAGAGTACGTAATGATTGGGAAGAGGGTACTACCAGAGGCAGAATGGATCATTGGTGACGCTCTCCAGTACACCCCAGACCGTTTCTATGACGTTGCCTACGGCAATCCACCTTTCGGAAAAATCAACACATCAGAAGCGTATACAGGCCGTTATACAGGCTCAGAGTTTGAATACAAGGTGATTGAACATGCCAGTAACTTTTCCTCATATGGTGTATGGATTGTTCCGCAAGGTTCAGCAGGGTTCAAGTACTCAGGCCATAGGTACTATGACGCTTCAGTACAGACAGCCAAGTACCAGAAGTTTGTTAATGATACAGGGTACACGTTTCAACCTGGGGTAGGGATTGATACCAGTATCTACAAGGACGAATGGAACGGTACGAAGGTAATCTGTGAGAGCGTTTGTGTGGATTATGACGGTACAAACTTTTAA
- a CDS encoding holin family protein — protein MLSIIIDLIKSGISLFTKNKTEVAKSKDELETEKTNEAQETNREEIKAGRGWRSFLGYACTFILVYNYILVPILDYFGIVLFSFPLSDIIRVIVLLLSGN, from the coding sequence ATGTTAAGTATTATCATTGACCTTATCAAATCAGGGATTAGCCTTTTTACTAAGAATAAAACCGAAGTTGCTAAGTCAAAAGACGAACTTGAAACAGAAAAAACGAATGAAGCACAGGAAACAAACCGTGAAGAGATCAAAGCTGGTAGAGGCTGGAGATCATTCTTAGGTTATGCGTGTACTTTCATTCTTGTGTATAACTATATCTTAGTACCTATCTTAGATTACTTTGGTATTGTTTTATTCTCTTTCCCACTATCTGACATTATCAGAGTCATCGTTTTGTTACTTAGTGGTAACTAA
- the mdtG gene encoding multidrug efflux MFS transporter MdtG, with the protein MSPSDAPINWKRNLTVAWLGCFLTGAAFSLVMPFLPLYVEQLGVTGHSALNMWSGLVFSITFLFSAMASPFWGGLADRKGRKIMLLRSALGMAIIMALMGVAQNVWQFLILRALLGLLGGFIPNANALIATQIPRHKSGWALGTLSTGGVSGALLGPLAGGLLADNYGLRPVFFITASVLFLCFIVTLLCIRENFTPVAKKEMLHAREVLTSLKNPRLVLSLFVTTMIIQVATGSIAPILTLYVRDLAGNVSNIAFISGLIASVPGVAALLSAPRLGKLGDRVGPEKILICALVISVLLLIPMSMVQSPWQLGLLRFLLGAADGALLPAVQTLLVYNSTNQIAGRIFSYNQSFRDIGNVTGPLLGAGISASFGFRAVFIVTAGVVLFNAIYSWFSLSRALRPVTE; encoded by the coding sequence ATGTCACCCTCAGATGCCCCCATAAACTGGAAGCGTAACCTCACGGTTGCGTGGCTCGGCTGTTTTCTTACCGGAGCGGCCTTTAGCCTGGTTATGCCCTTCCTGCCGCTCTACGTCGAACAGCTTGGCGTGACGGGCCACAGCGCGCTCAATATGTGGTCTGGCCTGGTATTCAGCATCACGTTTCTCTTTTCCGCGATGGCCTCACCGTTCTGGGGCGGCCTGGCCGACCGCAAGGGGCGTAAAATCATGCTGCTGCGTTCGGCGCTGGGGATGGCCATTATCATGGCGCTGATGGGGGTGGCGCAGAACGTCTGGCAGTTTCTAATCCTGCGCGCGCTGCTGGGCCTGCTGGGGGGATTTATTCCCAACGCGAATGCCCTGATTGCCACGCAAATTCCCCGCCATAAAAGCGGCTGGGCGCTGGGCACGCTCTCCACCGGCGGCGTGAGCGGTGCTCTGCTTGGACCGCTGGCCGGTGGACTCCTGGCCGATAACTATGGCCTGCGGCCGGTATTCTTTATTACCGCCAGCGTGTTGTTCCTGTGCTTTATCGTCACCCTGCTCTGTATTCGTGAAAACTTCACGCCTGTTGCGAAGAAAGAGATGCTCCACGCCAGGGAAGTGCTGACCTCGCTCAAAAATCCCAGACTGGTGCTGAGCCTGTTCGTGACGACAATGATTATCCAGGTGGCTACCGGGTCGATTGCCCCTATTCTGACGCTGTACGTTCGCGACCTGGCGGGTAACGTCAGCAATATTGCGTTCATCAGCGGGCTGATTGCGTCTGTGCCAGGCGTGGCGGCGCTGCTGAGCGCCCCGAGGCTCGGAAAACTGGGGGACCGGGTTGGTCCGGAAAAAATCCTGATCTGCGCGCTGGTGATCTCCGTCCTGCTGCTTATCCCGATGTCGATGGTGCAGTCTCCATGGCAGCTGGGCTTACTTCGCTTTTTGCTGGGTGCCGCCGACGGCGCTTTACTCCCCGCCGTACAGACCCTGCTGGTCTACAACTCCACAAACCAGATTGCCGGGCGTATCTTCAGCTATAACCAGTCATTTCGCGACATCGGTAACGTCACCGGGCCGCTGCTCGGAGCCGGGATCTCCGCCAGCTTCGGTTTTCGCGCCGTCTTTATCGTGACGGCGGGCGTCGTGTTGTTCAATGCCATTTATTCATGGTTCAGTTTGTCCCGCGCGTTACGGCCCGTGACGGAATAA